The DNA window CATAGcaagaaaaatccaaatttaGCAAACATCTATGTATATACTGACAAGTGACAACTGAAGTATATTTCATATAGAAGCATACCTGGTCAATAAAACGATACTTGTTTGCAGTCTGAATCCAAAATTTTGCCTGCTCTTTGGCCGGTATAATAGCATCCCAAAGTGAAATCTAATACAAAATGCAAATAAAACCTCAAGCAACGGGCATAATTCTCTACAGAATGCACCAGCAATTAGAAAACTAGTGAAATGAAATGACCTTACTTCAAGATACTAATATGTATATGTGTAATCGTAGCAAGTTACAGCTGGTTATATAAGATAAATATGCATACATATGCACATAAATGAAGCAGAAGAAACTACTTATTACTGAGCTTAGAGGTACCTGATTCAAGGCGTTCTTTGAGGTTGGATACTCTGCagctaaaaatacaaaaacctGCAATAGATGGTACTTGGTAGTGAGATTGCTATACATGCTTGAGAAAGATCTTAGTTATCAATGTATAATTTGAAAATAGCCTTCTAGAATAACTAATACGAAATTCCAAAAATCAATACAGCATTACTATCAAAATAGGCAGCTTATACAATATTACTATCGTCACAGGCAGCTTCATTTACATATGTGACCAAAAATCTCTCGATCAATGAGATAGCAAGTCATCTTACAAGTAATCATAATTATTAAATGACATAATTGCAACAAAAGCAAAGAGGTGATCACCCAGACAGCCTGCCAATGGCTTTGCTGATTTGAAATGACTAAATTTCATTAAGAGAACTGTAAAGTGTTATAAATAGCATACCTGCTTTGTGTTCCATGTAAACAGTGACTGTAAATCAGCTGTTATGTTCATCGTGAGGCTAACCTACATTAAGTGAAAGACAACTTGGTCAATATTATATCAATAGCTAGCATATATGCAGTCTGGTACAAGATGCTGAATAATGATTGATAGCACTATCTCAAAATTGAACTTAAGGTAGCTAATCACTGAAAAAGCTTTCTCAGAACAAGAAACTAGATCATTTTGTGTAAATATTATTTGTAATACTATTCACTTCTATTTCTCAATCAACATTTATTCACATAGTGGAAGCTCACATGAGTTGGAAACTTGAAATATCCCAACAAAATATCTTGGTTGTTTGATGTCATACAACCAAAGAAGTCTTTActgatttaaaatcaataccAAAATCAAACAATGACCATGGACTCAATTCTGTCCTCCAACGACATCCATGAATTGGTTATTCTGAATAGATTATCATATAAAAAATGGGGAATTCTTTTTATCAATTCTCTATCGACCTCCAACTATTTATCTTCCTTCTTGTTATTGGTATCAAGAACTACCAAAGTTATGTACTCAATGGCTGCTAATGAAGAATGTGGTCTTAAACAGCGCAGTAAGTGGGAAATCAAGGGCTCTTGAATGTCTCAGCTTTTTACTAAACCAAGAATCTTACAAGTTACTGAGTGCTCAAACCAGAAAGTAAACTTTTGAGAAACAGCAAAATATCAGAGAAATCAAGTACTCGAAAGCAAGATTCAAAAGGTCAGCCCTTTGAAGGACAAAACAAAGAATCAACTTCCAAACACAAATGAGCATTTAACTGGTACAGACCTTAAGCAAATAGCCTCAGAAAAAACCGAAACATGTAAATGAGAACACACCAAAATGCAGCCAGAAACATTCGGGCAGGTAATTTCAAGGAAAAGGCATATAATCTAGAAGATAGGATAGAGAAGGAAATTTAACAAAGAGAGCACATAAATTCACCTTTCATATGAAGAAAGCACCATAACAATTTTATATGCTCAAAATGAAACTCTAATTAATCTTCTCTACATTGCACTAATCAAATCAGCAGATAATGTAAATTCATTTCATAGCATATCAACAAAATTTGCACACAGCAATTCATCTGATCTGTTGTATGCGAAGTTGTCAACAACAAACCAACAATTAATTAAGCAATAACCCTAAATCTGCATAGAATTAACGTAATTAAGTGAAAGTAGCTCcctaatcaaaaaaattaaaataatcaccTCATCATTTCCATGCGGCTGCTTCTGGAAccaattgatatttaaaatctacaattaacaaaattaacaaaacagCAGTTAGGGTTTCAAAATTGCAGCAAATTCTCCAtcagaagaaaaataaaaaaacggaCCTGGATTTGGGCAGAAGGAGTGGGAGTGTTAAGATTGTCGGAGAGAGAGGCCATGGCGCACATCATCGCAAGGATGGTGACGGCGAACGTAAGCAGAGCATTGGCTCTGTAACCAAAGGAATGCATGATTCTAGCTTCTACGGTGTCGTTTCTTTATCAAATTTTCGATTAGGACAGTAGTTTCTTGCTACTGTTTCAGGGAAGATCAGTGAATAATAAGTGGTGCCGGAGTTGGCGTATAGTCGTCACCGTTCTTTGTTAAGTGCGGTGGTTTCTTCGTCTGAGAAGAATACTGACGGTTTTTTTATGATCTATGGTTGCTCATTTTTCATTGGTCGGTACACGTCTTTCTTGTGGGCCCATTTTGCTGATTTGGCTACCTTTTCACTCAACATATActattatttctttaatttttttagtattatttcTTTAAACATCTACTATTATATacaagataaataaaaataaaaaaaaaatagtaaaatcatattaaaaatattattttaaaaaaattcataaaagaataagatttttttaaatggtattattttaaattttaattttataagataAACAGTTGTTCATCACATGGTCTATATcgattttttcataaaattgaatTGTCTTCTTTAGTAATTTTACATTCATAAGTGTTGTATTAAGATAATAATTAATCCATATATTacaaattttattctatttaattaacaaatacTTGTTCATCGCTCCATATTAAGACTATGTATAGAATGTATATagtatatgattttttttatacaataaaagtatataaaatttgtGATGTATATTAAAACATTCTGTATGCatctaatatattatttagatgacgtacataaaaattatataatttttgtataaataaaaaatacaatatcccagcttaaattttcatattttaatatatttttctattatcataacaaacttatagttattttttcctttaaaaCACATAttcttaaaatctaaaatagtGACATTATTTACATCCTAGAAATGCAAAAATTGattaat is part of the Mercurialis annua linkage group LG3, ddMerAnnu1.2, whole genome shotgun sequence genome and encodes:
- the LOC126670977 gene encoding signal peptidase complex subunit 3B gives rise to the protein MHSFGYRANALLTFAVTILAMMCAMASLSDNLNTPTPSAQIQILNINWFQKQPHGNDEVSLTMNITADLQSLFTWNTKQVFVFLAAEYPTSKNALNQISLWDAIIPAKEQAKFWIQTANKYRFIDQGSNLRGKEFNLTLHWHVMPKTGKMFADKLSMSGYRLPQEYR